In the genome of Oncorhynchus nerka isolate Pitt River linkage group LG27, Oner_Uvic_2.0, whole genome shotgun sequence, the window TATCTTTTGAAAAATAAGCATTCTTCGACTTTGCGCCGACCATGTCGAAAAATAATTGTTAACATCTCTTCCTGTTTGGTTTGCGTTGCATGCTGTGACTTGTAGTGCGATGTATAATGTACAGTTAAAACACTTTAAATGTTGTCGTACATCCTAACGTTTCTGGACCGAAAATGACCAATTTAGTCTATATTGTATTTAAAATATCAATTtgtaattttattttttaaagtattATCTTAATTTTAGGTTCTGGCTGTGTTGTGTACAGACAGTGCACCACGTGACTGAACACGGAAGTATAGCGTGCGATAACATTTCGTAGAAAATTGGGAAGGAGTTCACTCATTCTATTGTGTTAACAATGAGAAGAATTATAGCCATAGAAACCGTTGGCCTACTTTGTTAGAAATCGAGCTAAACAGACTGAAGTTCATAAAGTTTTGTAGAAGGATGCTGATTTGACAGCTCAAATTCCTTGCTCCTTGTGCCTGATTGGCTAAAACAAGCCAGTTGAAATTGGGGGTTCGCATCGGTGGAGAATGGCTAGCAAGCCTGCTAGCTTCTTATTTTAAGTAAGAATAATGCATTAATTCATCAAAGCTAGCTAACACCTACCTTGTGTAGTTGAAGTATGGTTGCCTTCTCGAGTCGTGCACATGTTCACATAGCTATTAAATTGTTACAAATGTTTTAAAACTCTGAAATCCAATGCATTCCTAGTAGCTTGAAAAACTGGGTAACGATTTAGGCTAATTGCTAACCAGCAGTAGTTGATCGATTCATTTCTTCCTTAAAAGGgaattgtgtgtatatatagcaaTATATCAGCGCAGTGTACCGTAGTATCATGCCGTAGTTTGTGAGCATGTAGATATATAATTAAAATAAGTCAGAAAGGAGTGGAACAAGTTGGGGTCGCagtactagctagctaacattagctaactagctaacattccATTGTTTGAGTACATAGTTAGCTAACTATTAGCTGGCCAATGGCTACTTGGATAACTAGGTTGCTGTGGATTATTTTTAATTACACTTTGTCTGAAATGCATTGTCTAGTCTAGCTTTAAAGAACACCGCTATAGCTACAACATTGCCCTAATTTGGAAGACGAAAGGCAGCAGCCGACCTTCCAATACAGGTAGCAATCTAACTGTTAGCAAGTAAGCTAGCTAACCACTACTAGTTAGCTTTTGTTTGTATCGTATTGTAAGCAATTAGCCTACTAGCTTGCTTGTTTTTACATTCAAGGTAGTTATAGCTATCATACCGCCATCCCATTTGGATAGAAGCTAGCTGCAGGTATAACTAACATTACATTTATGTGAAATGTTTAGCTATTCCCATTTCTCAGTTGCTGTCATAATGTTATGATTGTCAATGCAGTATGTTTTTTTAATGCCTTCTATTGGGTAATATAAACTGATGAATGTGAATACTCATTAAATTGTCTTTGTTTTTTTTCAGAGTCTGTGCTAGCCCACAATCCATTTGAGTGGAGTTCTTATTTGTCTGTCTTACTGTTGCGCAAGAGAGACACATGAAAATTGTCTTAACTACATAATCAAGCTTGACAAAAGGTGAACATCTGCTGCAGCTCAGTATGGAATACCATAGGGTCCATAAAGTATACAAGTGTTATGCGCACCTAGAAGTGGTGCTGCggtggtcaccaaccctggttCCTGCCAAGCATCAAATAGcctacctgtttcaactgatcaCCGGAGCTGGTGACCACTGTGCTATAGTGCAGTGGGGACCCCCAGTTGTCTAACAGATTTCCTCTATTCCACCCGAGCACCCCTCAAGCACTTGGTTCGTTGAATGAGATGTGCTAGAACTAGAATGTGCAATGGCTTTTGATCCCAGCGGAAACTGTTGGATTTAGAAAACCTGCTAATGTATAGTCAGCTGATTTCTACCAATAACACAAATGTATCCATGACGATATACTGTCATCAAAACGAAGGCCTAGCTATTTTTGACTAATAACCCAAATTAAGTGATGCAGCTTATGTGTTTACTGTCTCAACTCTCCAGACAGAGGACTAGGTGTGGATGACCCCTCCCCTTACGAGATGTAACAGGATGCTGAACCATCACTGTAGAAGGAACCCCGAGCTTCAAGAGGAGCTGCAGATACAGGCAAAGACACTTAATACCAAGACGGTCTACTCTACTGTTAGCATTTCCCACTGGTAAATGACTGCTTATGCTAAAGATGAATGCTAATGCTCTTGGTTTGTACTGTCTTTGCTCCAGGCTGCAGTGGCAGCGGGGGATGTGTACACTGTCAGGAAGATGCTGGAGCAAGGCTACTCTCCGAAGATCCGTGATGCCAACGGGTGGACCCTGCTCCACTTCTCCGCTGCcaaggggaaggagagatgtgtCCGGGTCTTCCTGGAGCACGGAGGTGAATACGGGGGTCTGGGGTTTTGGTCCACAGGAGGTTGGGCGCACCTTAATTGGATAGGACGGGCTCCTACTAATGGCTGGAGCGGATACAATTCCACTGAATcatacacatggtttccatgtgttggattccatttgctccgtttcagccattatttatttttatgagccgtcctccctttAGCAGCCTCCTGTGCTGTTGTCACACGTTGAATGCAGTGTTCCGCCTTCGTTCTTTTTCCTTGGCAGAGCTCAAAAAGCCCCCAAGGTTATAGTCACGGCTAAATTGAAACCAATGGAGGTGAAGTGTCAGTAGAGATGGGTGCTAAGGGAAAGACTTCACAACTGGCCTGGTGACAAGGTCGGTGAAAGGATTTGTCAGAATCCATGTTCACAAAGAAAAGGAGACTAGCAGAGGAAATGGTTGTCGCACATCAAGGGTCTGCCATATGATGCTACATGCATCCATTCAGTGGCTTTATATCAGTATTCTAATCACATATTTGTTCATAATGATTATCCTTTCACATGTGCTGTTTGTTTGAGATATATTTCATATTGGTGCACCATGACAGTGCAACCTGAATCAAACTCCACCTTTGAATTGTTGGTCTATAGATGGCAGTATATAACCATTCTGGGAATGGCAGCAGTTTATCTTCTCCACAGCTTCACTCCCAGCTCATTCTAACATGGTATATAGGCTGTAGGGTGAAGTTGaccctagatgctgatcttggtTCGGTTTTacattttccccactaatggttaaggttaggactggGGAGGGGGAAGctcatcctagatctgtacctagaggAAACTTTACCCTATAGCAGTTTAACATTATGCTTCTGAGCAGAGTGAAAATCATGTTCATTTTGTGAAATTATGATGGaatagtgttgcagtcatttattgtttttatttaacgcTATTAAAATGTGTACAGATTTTGATTCCAAATCATGTAGATGCAGTGATCATTACATCAAGTCCAGAGGGCGCTGTAGACCAAGTCTCTCAGTAACTGTTTTCTCTGAAGAGCTCATTGGACGAGTCAAGGGTTTATTTTGGATTATGCGCAGAAAAATTGAGACTGTTGAAATGTATGCATAACCAACAAAGCAAGAGAGTATTTTGTTACCCTTGACTTAATTGTCTAAAATAATTTAACGATGCGCTAAAAATAATGTCTTTGCTGGTCAGTCAAACAGCCTACCTAATGGATTTATGTTGGATAAGAGGGGAGCCAGCCATTTTTAACAAGGCTGTTTGAATGGAAAATTCCCCTCTTGATTTAGCCTAGGCCCTAGCAGACACTGACGTGGTCATTACCTGCACTCTCGGCCTTGGCTAATTGAAATAGCAGGACTTTAACCCCTGACCCCGCTTTCACACTCTGTCTCACTGATGCTAATTGTTCTAATGCTCCAGCATCTGCCTGCCCACTCTTTCCTTTCACACTCTAATGTCTCACTGATGCTAATTGTTCTAATGCTCCAGCATCTGCCTGCCCACTCTTTCCTTTCACACCACAGCAGACTTTAAAGTGGCAATCAGCAGATGAAATAATAACACAGTGGAATCCCCGctcctgttttggtaaaaagttgAGAGATGGGACTGTTGAACTGTAACTACCCTCACATTCATAGACAGAgcaatggatgcaaggactgaccatccgtcATATCAAAGTATAGTTTAAACCATTTTTTTAGGCTGTGTAGcgattgtttacatttactttgtttacaaccATTGGAGTTAAACAAGCTTATATTattggttctgatggggtatgataGATTAACTGCGCTCATGAGGcgtaagttatattcttcaaaaatCAATGGAAACACACAATTAATTTGTAAGTTCAGAAATGGATGTAGTAATTGCAGATTGTCCCTTTAATGTTTTACGCAGCTGTCACTCAATAATCCATCCtcttgtttctcctctctctctctgattgttATTTGTTAGTGTTTTAACTGAATGTGTAATTTTCTGTTGTAATAAAGAGCCTGTAGAAGACAGTTCCCCTCACCACCCCCCCTTGTCCCCTGTCTATCTCCCCCGCAGCTGACCCCACAGTAAAGGACTTCATCGGCGGCTTCACGGCGCTCCACTATGCCGCCATGCACGGCCGTGCGCGCATCGCCCGCCTCATGCTGGAGTCGGACTTCCGCAGCGACATCATCAATGCCAAGAGCAATGATGGCTGGACGCCGCTGCATGTGGCTGCCCACTATGGCCGCGACTCTTTCGTGCGGCTCCTCCTTGAGTTCCGTGCCGAGGTGGATCCCCTCAGCGACAAGGGCACCACGCCCCTCCAACTCGCTATCATCCGTGAGCGCTCCAGCTGCGTGAGAATCCTGCTGGACCACAGCGCCAACATCGACATTCAAAATGGCTTCCTGCTGCGCTACGCCGTCATCAAGGGGAATCATTCCTACTGTCGTATGTTCCTGCAGCGGGGTGCGGACACTAACCTGGGTCGCCTCGAGGACGGGCAGACCCCGTTGCACCTATCTGCACTAAGAGACGACGTGCTGTGTGCTCAGATGCTTTACAAGTACGGCGCCGACACCAACACAAGGAACTACGAGGGCCAGACTCCCGTGGCGGTGTCGTCGAGCATGTCGGGCATCAGCCGGCCCTGCCTGGACTTCCTACA includes:
- the asb7 gene encoding ankyrin repeat and SOCS box protein 7 isoform X1, whose translation is MTPPLTRCNRMLNHHCRRNPELQEELQIQAAVAAGDVYTVRKMLEQGYSPKIRDANGWTLLHFSAAKGKERCVRVFLEHGADPTVKDFIGGFTALHYAAMHGRARIARLMLESDFRSDIINAKSNDGWTPLHVAAHYGRDSFVRLLLEFRAEVDPLSDKGTTPLQLAIIRERSSCVRILLDHSANIDIQNGFLLRYAVIKGNHSYCRMFLQRGADTNLGRLEDGQTPLHLSALRDDVLCAQMLYKYGADTNTRNYEGQTPVAVSSSMSGISRPCLDFLQEVTRQPRTLQDMCRINIRHHIGLQSLTFLEDLPIAKVMKDYLKHKFDNV
- the asb7 gene encoding ankyrin repeat and SOCS box protein 7 isoform X2, with protein sequence MTPPLTRCNRMLNHHCRRNPELQEELQIQAAVAAGDVYTVRKMLEQGYSPKIRDANGWTLLHFSAAKGKERCVRVFLEHGADPTVKDFIGGFTALHYAAMHGRARIARLMLESDFRSDIINAKSNDGWTPLHVAAHYGRDSFVRLLLEFRAEVDPLSDKGTTPLQLAIIRERSSCVRILLDHSANIDIQNGFLLRYAVIKGNHSYCRMFLQRGADTNLGRLEDGQTPLHLSALRDDVLCAQMLYKYGADTNTRNYEGQTPVAVSSSMSGISRPCLDFLQEVTKT